A single window of Streptomyces aquilus DNA harbors:
- a CDS encoding endonuclease VII domain-containing protein yields the protein MKRCARCGELKPRAAFASKRANLDGLQHRCRECAAEADRKRQEAMGRTVPARGAVLEGFKHCQGCGVSKPHSDWHRKASAPDGLASRCKACRAERGRRDHLKRRYGMTEAERDEMVASQMGLCVICLKAPAVHVDHCHKTGRVRGVLCFNCNSAIGKLGDDPDAVRRAAAYLEGIAWKPTLVAPGVYQLPS from the coding sequence ATGAAGCGCTGCGCGCGGTGTGGCGAGCTCAAGCCGCGTGCAGCCTTCGCGTCCAAGCGCGCAAACCTCGATGGTCTGCAGCATCGTTGTCGTGAGTGCGCCGCCGAGGCCGACCGGAAGCGGCAAGAGGCCATGGGGAGGACGGTCCCAGCTCGAGGGGCCGTCTTGGAAGGCTTCAAGCACTGTCAGGGGTGCGGGGTGAGCAAGCCGCACTCGGATTGGCATCGGAAAGCCTCGGCTCCAGATGGTTTGGCGTCGCGGTGCAAAGCATGCCGTGCTGAGCGTGGGCGACGAGATCACCTGAAACGCCGGTACGGCATGACCGAGGCGGAACGTGACGAGATGGTCGCCTCTCAGATGGGCCTCTGTGTGATCTGTCTGAAGGCCCCGGCCGTTCATGTGGATCATTGCCACAAGACGGGTAGGGTCCGTGGCGTACTGTGCTTCAACTGCAATTCGGCCATCGGCAAGTTGGGAGACGATCCCGACGCCGTCCGCCGGGCCGCCGCTTACTTGGAAGGAATCGCGTGGAAGCCAACACTCGTAGCACCGGGCGTCTACCAGCTGCCTTCCTGA
- a CDS encoding ubiquitin-like protein Pup, whose translation MSTKDTGGGQQKATRSTEEAEEQTAEAQGSEDLKERHEKLSDDVDSVLDEIDDVLEENAEDFVRSFVQKGGQ comes from the coding sequence ATGTCAACCAAGGACACCGGCGGCGGCCAGCAGAAGGCGACGCGCTCCACGGAAGAGGCCGAGGAGCAGACTGCGGAAGCGCAGGGCTCGGAGGACCTCAAGGAGCGCCACGAGAAGCTGAGCGATGACGTGGACTCCGTCCTGGATGAAATCGACGATGTCCTCGAAGAGAATGCCGAGGACTTCGTGCGTTCCTTCGTTCAGAAGGGTGGCCAGTAG